GCGTATGCAAACTAATCCCACTAAAGGAATTCTTTGAGGAAGAATATAAAAACAAAAAAATTATAACCATAGATGGCACGAGGAAATACGAGAGTTTTACAAGGGCGAAGTTAAAATATGAAAGAAGAAACCGATTTATACCATTTCAAACATCAATTTTCCCGATTTTGGATTGGAATGCCTTAGATGTGTGGAGCTACATCTATATTAACAACATACTTTACAATCCATTGTATGATAAAGGATTTGAGAGGATTGGGTGTTATCTCTGCCCTGCTGCTTTAAATAGTGAATTTTTGAGAGTTAGGGATTTGTATCCAAAATTATTCAATAGATGGTTTAATTATTTGAAAAAATTCTATGCTGAGGAGGATGCATTGAGAGGATTTTGGAGATGGAAGGAATTTCCACCTAAGATGAAAGAATTAAGAAAGATATTAGAAGAAAAAAACAAATAAAATAATAAAACAAAAAATAAAGATAAAATAAAATAATATATTCAGTAAATATAGTTGTTCGCCAAATTTTACGGCAAAACTTTGTTTTGCCATTTATTTTTTAAAGGTATAAACCATATTGTAAAATTCCAAATAAAGGTTAATTATCCCTTATATAATCTAATAGGGATTTCATGCATTTGTAAGGCGAACAACTATAAAGCCAATAAATTATCAGTGGGGAGGGGACTTAATGCTATCAAAAGAAACTATCATCAAAAAAATAAAATCCTATAAGCCATGTAAAAAATGCAACAAACCGCTACCAAAAACAGTCCCCATAGAAAAATTAAACCTAAAAAATAGAAAAAACATTTGTGAATGCGGAAAAAGGCATATAGATGATGTCATGCTGAATGTTTATGAAATAATGAATAATTTTGGGGAATTCAAAAGTGAAAACGTCTCCTTGAAAGATGTTGGGGTCCCACTAATAGAGGTAGGGTATCCATTGAAATACCTTCCAGTGCTGAGAGAAAATGAACTTATCATAATGGCAGATGTTTCAAGGGAATGTGCAGAAGAGATTGTTAAGATAAAAGAAATAAAAGGAGTTCTTTCCACTAATCAAAAATTTTCCTCAAACTCATCAGATATAAACAAACTATTGGCTGGAGATGATTTTAGATGTGATGTTTTTCCACTTGGAAATGATTGTATAATAGTTTGCAAAAACCAATCAAAAGTCCATATAGAATTTCCAAGACCCTATAATCCAAAAGTTTCAAAGATAAAACGCCTTAACCTTAAAAATAAGGTTGTTATTGATGGATTTTGTGGTGTTGGGACATTGGGAATGGTTGCATTAAAAATGGGGGCAAAGAAGGTAATTTTTTGTGATATAAATAAACATGCAATAGACAACCTGATTTACAATATGGAATTAAATTTTGGGGAGGAGATTTTTGAGCGTGT
The sequence above is a segment of the Methanotorris igneus Kol 5 genome. Coding sequences within it:
- a CDS encoding RsmD family RNA methyltransferase → MLSKETIIKKIKSYKPCKKCNKPLPKTVPIEKLNLKNRKNICECGKRHIDDVMLNVYEIMNNFGEFKSENVSLKDVGVPLIEVGYPLKYLPVLRENELIIMADVSRECAEEIVKIKEIKGVLSTNQKFSSNSSDINKLLAGDDFRCDVFPLGNDCIIVCKNQSKVHIEFPRPYNPKVSKIKRLNLKNKVVIDGFCGVGTLGMVALKMGAKKVIFCDINKHAIDNLIYNMELNFGEEIFERVEIFNADFLDLDVKGDICFVDLFPYMEPDIYLKKAKEIADEVVII